From a region of the Candidatus Rhabdochlamydia porcellionis genome:
- a CDS encoding His/Gly/Thr/Pro-type tRNA ligase C-terminal domain-containing protein has protein sequence MSKNNGIIENQINALLLAAAVVELFPKVLLVEGQGTETCFFYDIVFPFDFESHLLGVIEDRMRMIYKEDRVLRSLEMTPHNAALWMEHQKQYLIAKKLKKYPCSLVTMGQIGEFATWTPHLNLPTNRTSFTAKLKESFLICSFIPGLVRIVGIANGSCKQKRLFWQEHNHLQLVCDMQLFMPLENQEGWVWLSKAEDLKEILINYWKKESIKENIEFITSPYLLTSARSFNPVVSYHKQIFQNSQKKMNRLAELAWVINSDFNDMQQGLFQSFCYLTDFTHLFCSKDNLLKECISSLQFILKIPKILGFEFEIVLRGSYNKIRKKNDTHLSIMQMALKELQLEYRIESKGHSDFIECVEVYIADSLRRWWRGPFLNLLKGDQEVILLRSMFGSLERMIGLLVEQTGGKLPLWLTSEKVRIIVVNAESKLYAEAVCSQLSQKGIKVLMDYQYSVSLAQRFYRAIKAHISYIVLIGEKERLANMLTLHESGLNQEQSITLDALFTRIQMATGGKNSESENQ, from the coding sequence ATGTCTAAAAATAACGGTATAATTGAAAATCAAATAAATGCGCTGCTTTTAGCAGCAGCAGTTGTAGAACTGTTTCCAAAAGTACTGCTAGTAGAAGGGCAGGGGACAGAGACTTGTTTTTTTTATGATATCGTTTTTCCCTTCGACTTTGAATCCCATCTTTTAGGGGTTATTGAAGATAGAATGAGGATGATTTATAAAGAGGATAGAGTTTTAAGATCTCTTGAGATGACACCTCATAATGCTGCTTTGTGGATGGAGCATCAAAAACAATATTTAATCGCTAAAAAATTAAAAAAATACCCCTGTTCTTTAGTAACCATGGGGCAAATAGGAGAATTTGCTACATGGACTCCTCATCTAAATCTTCCTACGAATAGAACCTCATTTACGGCAAAATTAAAAGAATCTTTTTTAATTTGTTCTTTTATTCCAGGACTTGTTCGAATTGTTGGCATAGCAAATGGTTCTTGCAAACAAAAACGCTTGTTTTGGCAGGAACACAATCATCTTCAGCTGGTTTGCGATATGCAGCTTTTTATGCCTTTAGAAAACCAGGAAGGATGGGTTTGGTTATCGAAAGCAGAAGACTTAAAAGAAATTTTAATAAACTATTGGAAAAAAGAATCCATTAAAGAGAATATTGAATTTATTACCTCTCCTTATTTACTAACTTCTGCTAGAAGCTTTAATCCTGTTGTCTCATATCACAAACAAATTTTTCAAAACTCTCAAAAAAAAATGAATAGACTAGCAGAGCTTGCGTGGGTTATAAATTCAGACTTTAACGATATGCAGCAAGGACTTTTTCAATCTTTTTGTTATTTGACTGATTTCACCCATTTATTTTGTTCAAAGGATAACTTATTAAAAGAGTGTATTTCTTCCTTGCAATTCATTTTAAAAATCCCTAAAATCTTAGGTTTTGAGTTCGAAATTGTTTTACGTGGTTCTTATAATAAAATTAGAAAAAAAAATGACACGCATTTATCTATCATGCAAATGGCTTTAAAAGAATTGCAGTTAGAGTATCGCATAGAGAGTAAAGGTCATTCTGATTTTATAGAATGCGTAGAAGTATACATTGCAGATAGCTTAAGAAGATGGTGGCGTGGGCCTTTTTTAAACCTTTTAAAAGGTGATCAGGAAGTAATTCTTTTACGCTCTATGTTTGGTAGTTTAGAAAGAATGATAGGATTGCTTGTTGAGCAAACAGGAGGCAAGCTGCCGCTCTGGCTAACTAGTGAAAAAGTACGTATTATTGTGGTTAATGCTGAAAGCAAGTTATATGCTGAGGCGGTTTGTTCTCAATTGAGCCAAAAAGGCATTAAAGTATTAATGGATTATCAATATAGCGTTTCTTTAGCACAGCGTTTCTATAGGGCAATTAAAGCACATATTTCTTATATTGTGCTTATTGGCGAAAAGGAGCGGTTAGCAAATATGCTTACTTTGCATGAGTCTGGCTTAAATCAAGAACAGAGCATAACATTAGATGCTTTATTTACACGGATACAAATGGCAACTGGGGGTAAAAACTCTGAATCTGAGAATCAATAG
- the infC gene encoding translation initiation factor IF-3, with the protein MLYLHGYKWQLGVKTLNLRINREIRALKVRVIDKEGNQLGILSLAEALTKAEQMGLDLVEIAPNATPPVCKIIDYGKYRYQLTKKEKEQKKSQHQVKVKEIKIKPNTDDHDIMVKLKHARDFISKGNKVRITCTLRGREMARPEYAQKAILGMCEALIDVAAPEAPAKMLGRSLSVVLAPGTVKKSSKIV; encoded by the coding sequence ATGCTTTATTTACACGGATACAAATGGCAACTGGGGGTAAAAACTCTGAATCTGAGAATCAATAGAGAAATTCGTGCTTTAAAAGTGCGTGTAATTGATAAAGAAGGAAATCAATTAGGGATTTTGTCATTAGCCGAGGCTTTGACAAAAGCAGAGCAAATGGGACTGGATTTGGTAGAAATTGCTCCAAATGCGACACCTCCTGTTTGTAAAATTATCGATTATGGTAAATATCGTTATCAACTAACAAAAAAAGAAAAAGAACAAAAAAAATCGCAGCATCAGGTTAAGGTTAAAGAAATAAAGATTAAACCGAATACAGATGATCACGATATCATGGTAAAATTAAAACATGCACGTGATTTCATCTCTAAAGGGAATAAGGTTCGAATTACTTGCACATTGCGCGGTAGAGAAATGGCGCGACCTGAATATGCCCAGAAAGCCATTTTAGGAATGTGCGAAGCTCTTATCGATGTAGCTGCTCCTGAAGCTCCAGCTAAGATGCTTGGGCGTAGTTTATCAGTTGTATTGGCGCCGGGAACTGTAAAGAAAAGCAGTAAAATAGTTTAA
- the rpmI gene encoding 50S ribosomal protein L35 has translation MPKMKTKKAVSARFKMTGTGKLVRRRPGCRHILTKKSSKRKRKLHRPALVDQGQVKMYARLMGVG, from the coding sequence GTGCCAAAAATGAAAACAAAAAAAGCGGTAAGCGCTAGGTTTAAGATGACAGGAACAGGAAAACTAGTTCGTCGACGTCCTGGATGCCGCCATATACTGACAAAGAAATCTTCCAAACGTAAACGCAAATTACACCGTCCTGCATTAGTAGATCAAGGGCAGGTGAAAATGTATGCTCGTTTAATGGGAGTAGGGTGA
- the rplT gene encoding 50S ribosomal protein L20 has protein sequence MVRVTNSVASKRSRKRLFKRAKGFVGDRKNHLRLTKDAVLSAEAFNYRHRKLKKREFRSLWITRISAGAKINGISYSKLVHGMSLANCRINRKRLAEMAESDPKGFAAIANAAKLAFC, from the coding sequence ATGGTTAGAGTCACAAATTCTGTGGCTTCCAAACGTTCCCGCAAGAGACTATTCAAACGTGCTAAGGGATTTGTTGGAGACCGCAAAAATCATCTTCGTTTGACAAAAGATGCCGTATTGTCAGCAGAAGCTTTTAATTATCGTCATCGTAAGCTGAAGAAAAGAGAATTCCGCAGTTTATGGATTACTCGTATTAGTGCAGGAGCAAAAATAAACGGGATTTCTTATAGTAAGCTCGTTCATGGTATGTCCCTGGCTAATTGTCGGATTAACCGCAAAAGACTTGCTGAAATGGCAGAAAGCGATCCTAAAGGATTTGCTGCGATTGCAAATGCTGCTAAGCTTGCATTTTGTTAG
- the pheS gene encoding phenylalanine--tRNA ligase subunit alpha, with translation MRDSISSIQKQFQSDLSQIKNSKDVELLKVKYLGKKGLIQHIMQKLKEVSKDLRPQIGKEINDLKEEILQLCQNGLESFLNVEQAKRLSEEKIDVTIPGRRGFIGRRHPLQLTLNKVMDLFCNMGFSVQYGPDIDSDYYNYEGLNFPPDHPARDMQDTFYITKDLLLRSHTSNTQLRVMQENTPPIRIIAPGTVYRNETISSRSHVFFHQVEGLYVDRRVTFADLLATMDEFWKKLFDSSIQTRFRPSYFPFVEPGLEVDIACTSCKAQGCRLCKHTGWLEVAGAGMVHPQVLKNANIDPEEYSGYAWGMGIERVAMLLYGVKDIRLFTENNLRFLNQFA, from the coding sequence GTGCGCGATTCAATTTCTTCTATTCAAAAGCAATTTCAATCTGATTTATCACAAATTAAAAATAGCAAAGATGTTGAGCTGCTGAAGGTAAAATACCTGGGAAAAAAGGGTTTAATTCAACACATAATGCAGAAACTAAAAGAAGTTTCTAAAGATCTTCGACCTCAAATAGGAAAAGAGATTAATGATCTTAAAGAAGAAATCTTACAACTTTGTCAAAATGGACTTGAAAGCTTTCTAAACGTAGAACAAGCCAAACGCTTATCTGAAGAAAAAATAGATGTGACAATCCCTGGAAGAAGGGGGTTCATCGGCAGACGACATCCATTGCAATTAACTTTAAATAAGGTTATGGATTTGTTCTGTAATATGGGGTTTTCTGTGCAATATGGTCCTGACATAGATAGTGATTACTACAACTATGAAGGATTGAACTTTCCTCCAGATCATCCAGCTCGAGATATGCAGGATACTTTCTACATTACAAAAGATCTATTATTGCGCTCACATACCTCTAATACGCAGCTACGTGTAATGCAAGAAAATACACCGCCTATTCGAATTATTGCTCCAGGAACTGTTTATCGCAATGAAACAATTAGCAGTAGATCACATGTGTTTTTTCATCAAGTAGAAGGTTTGTATGTTGATCGCAGAGTCACATTTGCAGATCTATTAGCTACGATGGACGAATTTTGGAAAAAGCTCTTTGACTCATCTATTCAAACACGCTTTCGCCCTAGTTACTTTCCCTTTGTAGAGCCAGGCCTTGAAGTGGATATTGCTTGTACTTCTTGTAAAGCGCAAGGGTGTAGATTGTGTAAACATACAGGCTGGTTAGAAGTCGCAGGAGCTGGTATGGTACATCCACAAGTTCTTAAGAATGCTAATATTGATCCGGAAGAATATTCTGGATATGCCTGGGGAATGGGTATCGAAAGAGTTGCTATGCTTCTTTACGGGGTTAAGGATATTCGATTGTTCACCGAAAACAATTTGCGGTTTTTAAATCAGTTTGCTTGA
- a CDS encoding thymidine kinase — translation MAKLYFRYGTVGSAKTLNLLAVAHNYKQQGKKVLLIKPKIDDRFGQEQIKSRAGLEMKADILVDEGTTLLKYNWEGISCILVDEAQFLSALHIEELRQLTITQNIPVICYGLRTDFRAQLFEGSLRLMELADRIEEVKATCHYCHSKSIMNLRHVNGQACLDGPSIQLGAEESFYPTCYACYIEQLSFISNVVV, via the coding sequence ATGGCAAAGCTGTATTTTCGCTATGGTACTGTAGGAAGTGCAAAGACATTAAATCTATTAGCAGTAGCTCATAATTATAAGCAGCAGGGAAAAAAGGTTTTGCTGATTAAGCCAAAGATTGATGATCGATTTGGTCAAGAGCAAATTAAATCGCGAGCTGGCCTTGAAATGAAAGCAGATATTTTAGTGGATGAAGGCACAACGCTTTTAAAGTATAACTGGGAAGGCATTAGTTGTATTTTAGTAGATGAAGCTCAATTTCTCTCTGCTTTACATATAGAAGAGTTAAGACAGTTGACCATTACACAAAATATTCCTGTGATTTGTTACGGATTGAGAACAGATTTTCGTGCACAGTTGTTTGAAGGATCTTTACGCTTGATGGAATTAGCAGATCGCATTGAAGAAGTAAAAGCAACTTGTCACTATTGTCATTCTAAATCCATCATGAATTTAAGGCATGTAAATGGACAAGCTTGTCTAGATGGTCCTAGTATTCAACTAGGAGCAGAAGAATCTTTTTACCCCACTTGCTATGCTTGTTATATTGAGCAATTATCCTTTATTTCAAATGTCGTTGTGTAA
- the tgt gene encoding tRNA guanosine(34) transglycosylase Tgt, with translation MTFRFELIHTSTKSKARVGKIYTPHGIIDTPNFVGVGTNGTIKALDNQAVHEIGLQLMFCNTYHLLLQPGTSIVKQAGGLHSFINRSLPIITDSGGFQVFSLAYGSISDELKGKGTKKQAGHVLRISEEGVIFRSYRDGQKVLLTPESSIEAQKDLGADIIIPLDELPPYHIEKNALEASLARTHRWEERSLYTHLKNPNNQAMYAVIHGGIDPILREKSCRHLTKLPFDGFAIGGSMGRTKQEMFTVLRSTISHLPLEKPNHLLGIGDLTSIEMCIPMGIDTFDSSYPTRAARHGILLTQEGHVKIGKSSHAHMFSPPEKNCPCFTCSKFSLAYLHHLFKAKEATCMILATIHNLHFMVQLMQNYRAKILHNDI, from the coding sequence ATGACATTTCGCTTTGAACTCATTCATACCTCTACTAAATCTAAAGCTAGAGTAGGAAAAATCTATACTCCTCATGGAATCATTGATACTCCTAACTTTGTAGGAGTAGGCACAAATGGAACCATTAAGGCTCTTGATAATCAAGCGGTCCATGAGATAGGCCTGCAGCTCATGTTTTGCAATACCTATCATTTACTACTTCAACCAGGAACTTCTATTGTAAAGCAAGCTGGAGGATTGCATAGCTTTATCAATCGCAGTTTACCTATTATCACCGACTCAGGTGGATTTCAAGTGTTTAGCTTAGCCTACGGCTCTATCTCGGATGAATTAAAAGGTAAAGGTACCAAAAAGCAAGCGGGTCATGTATTAAGAATTTCTGAAGAAGGTGTAATTTTTCGTTCTTATCGCGATGGGCAAAAAGTCTTACTCACTCCAGAGAGCTCGATTGAAGCGCAAAAAGACCTAGGAGCTGATATCATTATTCCCCTCGATGAACTTCCTCCTTATCATATCGAGAAAAATGCCTTAGAGGCTTCTTTAGCACGCACACACAGGTGGGAAGAGCGCTCTTTATATACACATTTAAAAAACCCTAATAACCAAGCAATGTATGCTGTGATTCATGGCGGCATTGATCCCATTTTAAGAGAAAAAAGCTGCCGTCACTTAACAAAGCTTCCCTTTGATGGTTTTGCTATTGGAGGAAGTATGGGTAGAACCAAGCAAGAGATGTTTACAGTTCTACGCTCTACCATATCGCACCTGCCTCTTGAAAAGCCCAATCATTTATTAGGAATTGGAGATTTAACCTCTATTGAAATGTGCATACCCATGGGGATTGATACTTTTGACTCTTCTTATCCCACAAGAGCTGCTCGTCACGGCATTTTATTAACACAAGAAGGGCATGTAAAAATTGGCAAAAGTTCTCATGCTCATATGTTTTCTCCACCTGAAAAAAACTGCCCTTGCTTTACATGTAGTAAATTCAGTTTAGCTTATCTACATCATTTATTTAAGGCAAAAGAAGCTACTTGTATGATCTTAGCTACCATCCACAATCTGCACTTCATGGTTCAGCTTATGCAGAATTATCGTGCTAAAATTTTACACAACGACATTTGA
- a CDS encoding queuosine precursor transporter produces MNEILFFSHLFIVMLFVLISLKLGKETIITSIAMQAILANLFVIKQISWFGWEITCSDVFAIGSIFSLNLLREYFGLELAKKAIWISLFTMIFFTLMSQIHLFYLPSAFDTTHSAFLQILTPIPRLLFASLATFMIIQQLDIRLFGFLKKHLSIPFWVRNAVCVTITQLLDTILFSFLGLFSLVACLTDIILVSYFVKIVIIALLAPLTACVKWMIPQTSRDLHDISL; encoded by the coding sequence ATGAACGAAATTCTTTTCTTTTCACACCTTTTTATTGTAATGTTATTTGTCCTAATTTCTTTAAAATTAGGTAAAGAAACAATAATTACATCGATTGCTATGCAAGCAATTCTAGCTAATCTATTTGTCATCAAACAAATTTCCTGGTTTGGCTGGGAAATCACATGCAGCGATGTTTTTGCTATTGGTAGCATTTTTTCTTTAAATCTATTAAGGGAATATTTTGGTTTAGAGTTAGCAAAAAAAGCCATTTGGATATCTTTATTTACCATGATTTTTTTTACTTTAATGTCTCAAATACACCTATTTTATTTACCCTCTGCATTTGACACTACACACTCTGCCTTCCTTCAAATTTTAACACCAATACCTAGACTTCTATTCGCTTCACTAGCTACTTTTATGATTATTCAGCAATTAGACATAAGATTGTTTGGTTTTTTAAAAAAGCACCTCTCTATTCCTTTTTGGGTACGCAATGCTGTTTGTGTGACAATTACACAATTGCTTGATACTATTTTATTTTCTTTTTTAGGTCTCTTCTCTCTTGTTGCCTGCTTAACCGATATTATCTTAGTCAGTTATTTTGTAAAAATTGTCATCATCGCTTTATTAGCCCCTTTGACGGCTTGTGTAAAATGGATGATTCCTCAAACCTCAAGAGACCTTCATGACATTTCGCTTTGA
- a CDS encoding MarC family protein — translation MNFTQVINYFISLLVVCSPFAALPALLNLTQGMTLKEKKNTGLIAAIAVGIILISMTWIGSSFLSFLGITIPAFQITGGIVVFLLAFSMLNAQVSRMKQTIEDQKEAQKKDSVAIVPLAIPITAGPGAISTVIIANATHPGVTNQVYMTICATLVALVIGVTLYFSGNIEKFLGQTGINIFNRIAGLILAAMAIQMLAQGVVGLLTILW, via the coding sequence ATGAACTTTACACAGGTTATTAACTATTTTATTTCTTTACTTGTCGTCTGTAGTCCTTTTGCAGCTCTTCCTGCTTTGCTGAATTTGACTCAAGGAATGACATTAAAAGAGAAAAAAAATACAGGTCTAATTGCCGCTATAGCAGTGGGAATAATTCTTATCTCCATGACTTGGATTGGAAGCTCTTTTTTAAGTTTTTTAGGAATTACTATACCTGCTTTTCAAATAACAGGTGGAATTGTGGTATTTTTATTAGCTTTTTCTATGTTAAATGCACAGGTTAGTCGCATGAAGCAAACCATAGAAGATCAAAAAGAAGCGCAAAAAAAGGATTCAGTAGCTATTGTGCCTTTGGCTATTCCTATTACAGCAGGCCCCGGAGCTATTAGCACAGTAATTATAGCTAATGCCACTCATCCAGGCGTGACTAACCAGGTATACATGACGATCTGTGCGACTTTAGTAGCTTTAGTGATAGGAGTTACCCTGTATTTTTCTGGAAATATTGAGAAATTTTTAGGGCAGACAGGTATCAATATTTTTAATCGAATTGCTGGATTAATTTTAGCTGCAATGGCGATACAAATGTTGGCGCAAGGAGTTGTGGGTCTTTTAACAATCCTTTGGTAA
- a CDS encoding inorganic phosphate transporter, with protein MDVVLVVCIVILGLIFDYTNGFHDAANVVSTVIATRVLTPLAAICMASVLNVVGATQISGVAQTIASGLVDPNYTSSITIIAALLGAIIWNVLTWSLGIPSSSSYALIGGLIGAVWAQTGVQAIYWHSLTKKVIIPMVLSPLIGCLFSFLFLKILQFFIKRFNKFTHLFACLQIASSALVALAHGLNDAQKSMGIITLGLFSAGIISTDTIPFWVILSCALVIGIGTASGGFRIIHTVGFRITHLKSYQGFAAESSSSFVILFASFLGMPISSTQMIVGSITGVGLAKEKPGVEWKTARKLVLTWVLTLPLAAGFSCLIFLMFKFFI; from the coding sequence ATGGACGTTGTTCTTGTTGTTTGCATTGTGATTTTGGGACTTATTTTTGATTATACTAATGGTTTTCACGATGCTGCGAATGTAGTCTCTACTGTCATTGCTACGCGTGTGTTAACACCACTTGCAGCCATTTGTATGGCATCGGTGTTAAATGTTGTAGGAGCAACACAAATTAGTGGTGTAGCTCAGACAATTGCATCTGGATTAGTAGATCCAAATTATACCTCTTCTATCACAATCATTGCTGCTTTATTAGGAGCTATCATCTGGAATGTTTTAACCTGGTCCTTAGGGATCCCCAGCAGTTCTTCTTATGCTTTGATCGGGGGACTAATTGGTGCTGTTTGGGCACAAACCGGGGTGCAAGCCATTTACTGGCATTCTTTAACAAAGAAAGTAATTATTCCGATGGTTCTTTCGCCTTTAATTGGTTGTTTGTTTAGCTTTTTATTTTTAAAGATATTGCAATTTTTCATAAAGCGTTTTAATAAATTTACTCATTTATTTGCCTGCTTACAAATTGCCTCTTCTGCTCTTGTGGCTTTAGCTCACGGTTTGAATGATGCACAAAAAAGTATGGGAATCATTACCCTTGGGCTTTTTAGCGCAGGTATTATTTCCACAGATACCATCCCTTTTTGGGTAATCTTATCTTGCGCTTTAGTTATTGGGATTGGGACTGCCTCCGGAGGTTTTAGGATTATTCATACAGTAGGGTTTCGGATTACACATCTTAAATCTTATCAAGGATTTGCAGCAGAAAGCAGCTCCTCTTTCGTTATTTTATTTGCTAGTTTTTTAGGAATGCCCATTAGTTCAACGCAGATGATTGTAGGCAGTATAACAGGAGTTGGTTTAGCAAAAGAAAAACCTGGTGTAGAATGGAAAACAGCCCGCAAACTTGTTTTGACCTGGGTTTTAACACTGCCTCTTGCCGCTGGTTTTTCCTGTTTAATTTTCCTGATGTTTAAATTTTTTATTTAA
- a CDS encoding transposase family protein, whose product MSLKVHKGIMKFEKAKDLDNEKFRLTKQDKKNNQSLSKERVINENAISLLKRFKILADRYRNRRKRFGLRFNLIAGVYNLELR is encoded by the coding sequence ATGTCCTTAAAAGTACATAAGGGCATAATGAAATTTGAAAAAGCAAAAGATTTAGACAACGAGAAATTCCGATTAACAAAACAAGACAAAAAAAATAATCAATCCCTTTCCAAAGAACGCGTAATTAATGAAAATGCTATTAGTCTGCTTAAGCGATTTAAAATTTTAGCTGATCGTTATAGAAATAGGCGGAAAAGGTTTGGTCTTCGGTTTAATCTCATTGCCGGCGTTTATAATCTGGAGCTACGTTAA